One Pirellulales bacterium DNA window includes the following coding sequences:
- a CDS encoding TPM domain-containing protein produces MALRLRLGTSLALLAVIALLSSGPVIADEPPSADDTAINIPRPDEHDLVVDLAHLLKATDEREIQEITARLVADKAIPIVVVTIESMKAHSPFNLRIETFANLLFDQWQIGAAEIDGQEWNRGILLLVSKGDRKARIELGGGWRRDQDRECQRIMQDKIVPHFKRNDYSGGILAGVKALDALARDQTKPRAAAAPGGLPGGTPPALVPPSNTPQQPAPQGAAAHVNRPMPQLPQQFPRAWPHPAVQPPRASNGFALAVLVIIGVVVFLVIGKAVSAASGMTGARRRGFGARHVTNDSWWGGPFGWQNWALYEMSRQNWQQNNSITHHSTSHFSDSAMSHGGGFSSSPPMDTSSSSSSSFGGGSSGGGGATGSW; encoded by the coding sequence GCGACTTCGTTTGGGGACCTCGCTGGCGCTGCTCGCGGTCATCGCTCTTCTGTCGAGCGGTCCGGTAATTGCCGACGAGCCGCCGTCGGCTGATGACACGGCGATTAATATCCCGCGGCCTGACGAGCATGATCTCGTCGTAGACCTGGCCCACTTGCTCAAAGCGACCGACGAGCGAGAAATCCAAGAGATCACTGCTCGCCTGGTCGCCGACAAGGCTATACCGATCGTGGTCGTGACGATCGAATCGATGAAGGCCCACAGCCCTTTCAATCTGCGGATCGAGACGTTTGCGAATCTGTTGTTCGATCAATGGCAGATCGGCGCCGCCGAAATCGACGGGCAGGAGTGGAATCGCGGCATCCTGCTTTTGGTCTCCAAGGGGGATCGCAAGGCGCGCATCGAACTCGGCGGCGGCTGGCGGCGCGATCAGGATCGCGAGTGCCAACGCATTATGCAGGACAAGATCGTTCCGCATTTCAAACGGAACGACTACTCGGGCGGGATCCTGGCCGGAGTCAAGGCGCTCGACGCTTTAGCGCGCGACCAGACAAAGCCGCGAGCCGCCGCCGCTCCCGGCGGGCTGCCCGGAGGCACGCCTCCGGCGCTCGTGCCGCCATCAAACACGCCCCAGCAGCCCGCTCCTCAGGGTGCCGCGGCGCACGTCAACCGACCGATGCCACAGCTCCCGCAGCAGTTCCCGCGCGCGTGGCCCCACCCGGCGGTGCAGCCGCCGCGCGCCTCGAACGGATTCGCACTCGCTGTCCTGGTCATCATTGGGGTCGTCGTGTTCCTGGTGATTGGCAAAGCCGTGTCGGCCGCGTCTGGGATGACCGGCGCGCGCCGCCGGGGCTTCGGCGCGCGGCACGTCACTAACGATTCCTGGTGGGGTGGCCCGTTCGGCTGGCAGAATTGGGCGCTTTACGAGATGTCGCGCCAGAACTGGCAGCAAAATAACAGCATCACGCACCATTCCACGTCGCATTTTTCGGATAGCGCGATGTCGCACGGCGGCGGCTTCTCGTCGAGCCCGCCCATGGACACGTCCTCCTCGTCGTCGAGCAGCTTCGGCGGTGGATCGTCGGGGGGCGGCGGCGCCACCGGTTCTTGGTAG